One genomic region from Populus nigra chromosome 8, ddPopNigr1.1, whole genome shotgun sequence encodes:
- the LOC133702261 gene encoding pentatricopeptide repeat-containing protein At5g56310-like produces the protein MLLLYCSSLVSSSSILISLIAHSSHLKHIHQTHAFMLLRALDTDNLLLSRFIHACSSLGFYSYAYSLFTSITHAPDIYLYNNIIKALSSSPTHPKASIFLYNNIQLAGLRPDSYSFPFALKAVTRFSSIQTGRQLHSQSIRFGLHSNLHVLTAFVQMYSSFGSGCICDARKMFDGMSMSTGDVALWNAMLNGYAKHGDLCNARDLFERMPQRNVISWTALITGYAQANRPHDAIALFRRMQLENVEPDEIAMLVALTACARLGALELGEWIRHYIDRLGLLTTNIPLNNALIDMYAKSGDIKRALQVFENMNHKTIITWTTMIAGLALHGLGTEALEMFSRMERARVKPNDITFIAILSACSHVGLVQTGRWYFNRMISRYGIEPKIEHYGCMIDLLGRAGHLKEAQTLLAQMPFEPNAVIWGSLLAACNTHGDPELGELALQHLLELEPDNSGNYALLSNIYASRGRWNESRVVRKVMWDAGVKKMPGGSLIEVNNRVHEFIAGEISHSQFDRIQEVLSKINRQLGLSQHFEKESGALLELG, from the coding sequence ATGCTTCTCCTCTACTGCAGCTCCCTtgtttcatcatcatcaattttgatttccttGATTGCCCATTCCTCTCATCTCAAGCACATCCACCAGACACATGCCTTCATGCTTCTCAGAGCTCTCGATACAGACAACCTGCTCCTCAGTCGATTCATTCACGCATGCTCTTCTCTTGGCTTCTATTCCTATGCTTACTCTCTCTTCACCTCCATCACCCATGCCCCCGACATCTATCTCTACAACAACATCATCAAagctctctcttcctctcccacCCACCCCAAAGCTTCAATCTTTCTTTACAATAACATCCAACTTGCTGGCTTGCGACCTGATTCCTACTCTTTCCCTTTCGCTCTCAAGGCCGTCACTCGATTTTCATCGATCCAGACTGGGAGGCAACTTCACTCTCAATCCATTCGCTTTGGCCTCCACTCTAACCTTCACGTCCTTACGGCCTTTGTCCAGATGTACTCCTCCTTCGGCTCTGGTTGCATTTGTGATGCGCGCAAGATGTTTGATGGAATGAGCATGTCGACAGGAGATGTCGCTCTTTGGAACGCAATGCTTAATGGGTATGCTAAGCATGGTGACCTCTGTAATGCTCGAGATTTATTTGAACGTATGCCTCAAAGAAACGTTATCTCCTGGACAGCTCTCATTACTGGGTATGCACAGGCGAATCGGCCCCACGATGCCATTGCTTTGTTTCGTAGAATGCAGCTCGAAAATGTGGAGCCTGATGAAATTGCCATGTTAGTTGCGCTTACTGCTTGTGCCCGACTGGGTGCGTTGGAGCTGGGGGAGTGGATTCGTCACTACATTGACAGACTTGGATTATTGACTACAAATATCCCTCTCAACAATGCACTTATAGACATGTATGCGAAGTCTGGCGACATTAAAAGGGCATTACAAGTATTCGAGAATATGAATCATAAAACTATCATAACATGGACAACAATGATTGCTGGACTAGCTTTGCACGGACTTGGAACAGAAGCCCTTGAAATGTTCTCTCGAATGGAAAGGGCAAGAGTTAAGCCAAATGACATCACTTTCATTGCCATCCTTTCCGCTTGTAGCCATGTGGGATTGGTACAAACCGGTAGATGGTATTTTAACCGTATGATATCTAGGTATGGGATTGAACCCAAGATTGAGCATTATGGCTGCATGATTGATTTACTTGGGCGCGCTGGTCACCTCAAAGAGGCACAAACACTACTTGCTCAGATGCCATTCGAGCCTAACGCGGTTATATGGGGGTCTCTTCTTGCTGCTTGTAATACTCATGGTGATCCTGAGCTTGGAGAGCTTGCATTGCAGCATCTATTAGAGTTGGAGCCTGATAACAGCGGAAACTATGCACTTTTATCGAATATTTATGCTTCTCGTGGTAGATGGAATGAGTCTCGGGTGGTGAGAAAGGTGATGTGGGATGCAGGAGTTAAAAAAATGCCAGGAGGAAGTCTTATTGAAGTGAATAACAGAGTTCATGAGTTTATTGCAGGAGAGATTTCGCATTCTCAGTTTGATAGGATACAGGAAGTTCTAAGCAAGATAAATCGGCAATTAGGACTTTCTCAGCATTTCGAGAAGGAAAGTGGTGCGCTGCTTGAATTGGGATAG